In Duganella zoogloeoides, a single genomic region encodes these proteins:
- a CDS encoding rhodanese-related sulfurtransferase, which yields MTKNLTATYQDVRADLLAGREIALLDVREEDPHAQAHPLFAANLPFGRIELDAYTKLPRRDVCIVTLDGGEGLAEPAAARLRQLGYLDVAVLAGGVDGWRDAGGELFRDVNVPSKSFGELVEEQRHTPSLSAPEVQALIDGGDNIVILDARRYDEYQTMSIPGSYSVPGAELALRARELAPDPATRIIVNCAGRTRSIIGTQSLINAGVPNPVSALRNGTIGWTLAGQKLAHGQSRTYPPATQANQRQAALDARALADRAGVLRVAHEGLAQLIAEAGRTTYLLDVRSPAEFADGRLPGFRSAPGGQLVQETEQFAPVRGARFVLADTDGVRANLTAHWLRQMNHEVYVLDGAQAQHFNVTTPWSADLPPHAPVEEIDPATLARWLDDDADGTVVLDFTSGVNHVKRHIPGAWFALRSDLQAALARLPTGAKRYVLTCGSSLLARYAAADVQALTDLPVVVLAGGTTAWADAGLPVESGEQRLASPLIDRYRRPYEGTDNRAEAMQAYLDWEFGLVAQLGRDGTHGFHVV from the coding sequence ATGACCAAAAATCTTACCGCGACCTATCAAGACGTGCGCGCCGACCTGCTGGCCGGCCGCGAAATCGCGCTGCTCGACGTGCGCGAGGAAGACCCGCACGCCCAGGCCCACCCGCTGTTCGCCGCCAATTTGCCGTTCGGCCGCATCGAGCTCGATGCCTACACCAAGCTGCCGCGCCGCGACGTGTGCATTGTCACGCTCGATGGCGGTGAAGGCCTGGCCGAACCGGCCGCCGCGCGCCTGCGCCAGCTGGGCTACCTCGATGTGGCCGTGCTGGCGGGCGGCGTCGATGGCTGGCGCGATGCCGGCGGCGAGTTGTTCCGCGATGTGAATGTGCCCAGCAAATCGTTCGGCGAACTGGTGGAGGAACAGCGCCACACGCCATCGCTGTCGGCGCCGGAAGTGCAGGCGCTGATCGACGGCGGCGACAACATCGTCATCCTCGACGCCCGCCGCTACGACGAATACCAGACCATGAGCATCCCGGGCAGTTATAGCGTGCCGGGCGCCGAGCTGGCGCTACGCGCGCGCGAACTGGCGCCCGACCCGGCCACCCGCATCATCGTCAACTGCGCCGGTCGCACGCGCAGCATCATCGGTACCCAGTCGCTGATCAACGCCGGCGTGCCCAATCCCGTCTCGGCGCTGCGCAACGGCACCATCGGCTGGACCCTGGCAGGACAGAAGCTGGCGCACGGCCAGTCGCGCACCTATCCGCCAGCCACGCAAGCCAATCAGCGGCAGGCGGCGCTGGATGCTCGCGCGCTGGCCGACCGCGCCGGCGTGCTGCGCGTGGCGCATGAGGGATTGGCGCAGCTGATCGCGGAAGCCGGCCGCACCACGTACCTGCTGGACGTGCGCAGCCCGGCGGAATTTGCCGATGGCCGCCTGCCGGGCTTCCGCTCCGCGCCCGGCGGCCAGCTGGTGCAGGAAACCGAGCAGTTCGCACCGGTGCGCGGCGCGCGCTTCGTGCTGGCGGACACCGACGGCGTGCGCGCCAACCTCACCGCGCACTGGCTGCGCCAGATGAACCATGAGGTGTATGTGCTCGACGGCGCTCAGGCGCAGCATTTCAACGTGACCACGCCGTGGAGCGCCGACTTGCCGCCTCATGCGCCGGTGGAGGAAATCGATCCGGCCACGCTGGCCCGCTGGCTCGATGACGATGCCGACGGCACCGTGGTGCTGGACTTTACCTCGGGCGTCAATCACGTCAAGCGCCACATTCCCGGCGCCTGGTTCGCGCTGCGTTCGGACTTGCAGGCGGCGCTGGCGCGGCTGCCGACCGGCGCGAAGCGCTACGTACTGACCTGCGGCAGCAGCCTGCTGGCGCGCTACGCGGCGGCCGACGTGCAGGCGCTCACCGACTTGCCGGTCGTGGTGCTGGCGGGCGGCACCACTGCGTGGGCCGACGCAGGGCTGCCGGTGGAGTCGGGCGAGCAGCGCCTGGCATCGCCGCTGATCGACCGCTATCGCCGGCCGTACGAAGGTACGGACAACCGCGCGGAAGCCATGCAGGCGTACCTGGACTGGGAGTTCGGCCTGGTGGCGCAGCTGGGACGCGACGGTACCCATGGCTTCCACGTGGTTTAA